Proteins co-encoded in one Sporosarcina sp. FSL K6-1522 genomic window:
- a CDS encoding RNA polymerase sigma factor: protein MNDIELIEKARQGDRLAYGELMQLHYRTVEKFAYQCGVHLDDIPDVTQEVFIKLYRFLHQFKQERFTTWLYKITLNTARDYYRKENREWDKQQKVSEHRPPTVQKSVETQVLLFEEDRELHQAIVQLDEKYRIPLILYYFQDLSYQQIADVLNLTLSTVKTRLHRAKDGLKKAIDQNGGIGHGQ, encoded by the coding sequence ATGAACGACATTGAGTTAATTGAGAAAGCGAGGCAAGGGGATCGGCTTGCCTATGGAGAACTGATGCAATTGCACTATCGGACAGTCGAGAAATTCGCCTATCAATGTGGCGTCCACCTCGATGATATACCGGATGTCACGCAGGAAGTGTTCATCAAGTTATATCGTTTTTTGCATCAGTTTAAGCAAGAACGCTTCACGACTTGGCTGTATAAAATTACTTTGAACACTGCGCGTGATTATTATCGTAAGGAAAATCGTGAATGGGATAAACAACAGAAAGTCAGTGAGCATCGTCCACCGACAGTACAGAAGTCCGTTGAAACGCAAGTGTTACTGTTTGAAGAGGATCGCGAACTTCATCAAGCCATTGTCCAGCTTGACGAAAAATATCGGATTCCACTCATTCTCTACTATTTTCAGGACTTATCCTATCAACAAATTGCAGACGTCTTAAACCTTACACTTTCTACTGTGAAAACACGGTTACATCGTGCAAAAGATGGCTTGAAAAAAGCAATTGATCAGAATGGGGGAATCGGGCATGGACAATAA
- the yugI gene encoding S1 domain-containing post-transcriptional regulator GSP13, whose product MARKYEVGEELTGNVTGIQPYGAFVALDEETQGLVHISEITYGFVKDINEFLTIGQEVRVKILEVNDEAGKISLSIRALQEEPPAIRKDNRPRKSLQDRVNERDADGFNSLKDKLQGWIEKSGQ is encoded by the coding sequence ATGGCAAGAAAGTATGAAGTGGGTGAAGAACTTACCGGCAATGTGACAGGCATTCAACCATATGGTGCGTTCGTTGCACTCGATGAAGAAACGCAAGGGTTAGTCCATATTTCTGAAATAACGTATGGCTTCGTGAAAGACATTAACGAATTCCTAACAATTGGGCAAGAAGTACGGGTGAAAATACTTGAAGTGAATGATGAAGCGGGAAAAATTAGCTTATCAATCCGTGCACTTCAAGAAGAACCGCCAGCTATCCGAAAAGACAACCGCCCACGCAAATCCCTACAAGATCGCGTGAACGAACGGGATGCAGATGGCTTTAACTCATTGAAAGACAAACTGCAAGGATGGATTGAAAAATCCGGGCAATAA
- a CDS encoding sigma 54-interacting transcriptional regulator: MNNNEESLLAFYEFAVDRAGVGIHAVKQDGRTVIYNEKMKEIEGLALEDVGDRSILELFNFEQEESTLLKVLQNAKEQLNVKQTYWNQNGTEITTINDTYPIFDKDQLIGAIELARDVTALEKFVLQPYRKNNDPVTFNQIIAASPPMKAVISTAKKAAHAKLPVLLIGESGTGKDLIAESIHSELSPANHLFYTLFCHSSDPTLIDRLQEDVEDLDTLTLFCERIDLLSIPLQQKLLAILRAMPKNQRQFIASIGDDPVELISSGALLKSLYYFFASFTIRISPLRKRKEDLLPFIDAYLLRRKERFGSTLTTITPEVKELFLNYNWPGNMRELEFLLDEVTSISSTEATITYDMLPLHFRMKSGAMTDDAIQATDFIVQSDKELLSLDQFLRGAEAYYIQKAMKLHDDNVTKTATALGMSRQNLQYRLRKIKNEDKG, translated from the coding sequence TTGAACAATAACGAAGAATCCCTCCTCGCCTTTTATGAGTTTGCTGTGGATCGGGCGGGAGTTGGTATCCATGCCGTCAAGCAAGACGGACGCACGGTTATCTATAATGAAAAGATGAAAGAAATTGAAGGCCTCGCTCTGGAAGATGTCGGCGACCGTTCGATTTTAGAACTTTTCAACTTCGAACAAGAAGAGAGCACCTTGCTAAAGGTACTGCAAAATGCAAAAGAACAACTCAATGTTAAACAAACTTACTGGAATCAAAATGGCACAGAAATTACGACCATCAACGATACATACCCGATTTTCGACAAGGATCAACTCATCGGTGCCATCGAACTTGCACGGGATGTAACAGCACTAGAAAAGTTTGTACTTCAACCGTACCGCAAAAATAATGACCCCGTCACATTCAATCAAATTATTGCCGCTTCTCCACCTATGAAAGCTGTTATCTCAACAGCCAAAAAAGCTGCTCACGCAAAATTACCCGTGCTATTAATTGGTGAATCGGGAACTGGAAAGGATTTGATTGCGGAAAGTATACATAGTGAACTATCGCCTGCTAACCATCTTTTCTATACCCTGTTTTGTCATAGTTCAGACCCTACACTTATTGATCGTTTACAAGAAGACGTAGAGGATCTAGACACACTGACATTATTTTGTGAAAGAATCGATTTACTATCCATTCCTTTGCAACAAAAACTGCTCGCTATCTTACGGGCAATGCCCAAAAATCAGCGACAATTTATCGCCAGCATTGGTGATGACCCTGTAGAACTCATTTCTTCAGGCGCTTTATTGAAAAGCTTATATTACTTCTTTGCATCTTTTACCATTCGGATTTCACCACTTCGGAAACGCAAAGAAGATCTATTGCCTTTCATCGATGCGTACTTGTTACGACGCAAGGAACGCTTTGGCTCTACATTGACGACGATTACTCCCGAAGTCAAAGAGCTTTTTCTCAACTATAATTGGCCCGGTAATATGCGTGAGCTCGAATTTCTGCTCGACGAAGTGACATCCATCTCTTCAACAGAAGCCACCATTACCTATGACATGCTTCCTCTTCACTTTCGCATGAAAAGCGGTGCAATGACGGATGATGCTATTCAAGCTACTGATTTCATCGTACAGTCGGATAAAGAATTACTTTCACTCGATCAATTTTTACGCGGGGCCGAAGCGTATTATATTCAAAAGGCGATGAAGCTACATGACGATAACGTTACGAAGACCGCCACTGCACTCGGTATGAGCAGGCAAAATTTGCAGTATCGTTTACGAAAAATAAAAAACGAGGACAAGGGCTAA
- the pruA gene encoding L-glutamate gamma-semialdehyde dehydrogenase encodes MIPYKHEPFTDFTQEENKQAFLEALKQVEGYLGQDYPLIIGGERIMTEDKLVSTNPANKAEVIGSVSKASRDLAEKAMKVADETFNTWRKVKPEFRADVLFKAAAIIRRRKHEFSALLTKEAGKPWNEADADTAEAIDFLEFYARQMLNLKDGIPVESRPGEFNRFNYIPLGVGVVISPWNFAFAIMAGTAVAALVTGNTVLLKPASTTPVVAYKFIEVLEEAGMPAGVVNYIPGSGAEVGDYLVDHPRTRFISFTGSREVGTRIYERAAVVNEGQIWLKRVIAEMGGKDTIVVDNDADLELAAQSIVKSAFGFSGQKCSACSRAVIHEDVYDQVLARVEELTKGLSYGNPADQSNFTGPVIDQASFDKIMSYIEIGKQEGRLIAGGTGDSSTGYFVAPTVFADLDPKARLMQEEIFGPVVGLTKAKSFTEALEIANNTDYGLTGAVITNNRAHIEQAREDFHVGNLYFNRNCTGAIVGYQPFGGFNMSGTDSKAGGPDYLQLHMQGKTTSEMF; translated from the coding sequence ATGATTCCATATAAACACGAACCGTTCACAGATTTTACACAAGAAGAAAACAAACAAGCATTCCTTGAGGCGTTAAAACAAGTTGAAGGCTACCTTGGTCAAGATTATCCATTGATCATTGGTGGAGAGCGCATCATGACAGAAGATAAATTAGTGTCAACAAACCCAGCAAACAAAGCAGAAGTTATTGGTTCTGTTTCTAAAGCAAGCAGAGACCTCGCTGAAAAAGCGATGAAAGTTGCGGATGAAACATTCAATACATGGAGAAAAGTAAAACCTGAATTCCGTGCGGATGTCCTATTCAAAGCGGCTGCAATCATTCGTCGTCGCAAACACGAATTCTCAGCACTTTTAACAAAAGAAGCAGGAAAACCTTGGAACGAAGCGGATGCAGATACAGCTGAAGCAATCGATTTCCTAGAATTCTATGCGCGTCAAATGTTGAACTTAAAAGATGGTATTCCTGTAGAAAGCCGTCCGGGCGAGTTCAACCGTTTCAACTACATTCCACTTGGAGTAGGTGTTGTTATTTCTCCTTGGAACTTTGCATTTGCAATCATGGCTGGAACAGCAGTTGCGGCTCTTGTAACAGGTAATACAGTTCTTCTAAAACCAGCTTCAACTACACCGGTTGTTGCTTACAAATTCATCGAAGTGCTTGAAGAAGCAGGTATGCCAGCTGGCGTTGTAAACTACATCCCAGGATCTGGTGCTGAAGTTGGGGACTACCTTGTAGATCACCCACGCACACGCTTCATCTCGTTCACGGGTTCACGTGAAGTTGGAACGCGCATTTATGAGCGTGCAGCAGTTGTCAATGAAGGCCAAATCTGGTTGAAACGTGTTATCGCTGAAATGGGTGGTAAAGATACAATCGTTGTAGATAACGATGCAGATCTTGAGCTTGCAGCACAATCTATCGTGAAATCAGCATTTGGCTTCAGCGGACAGAAATGTTCAGCTTGTTCTCGTGCGGTTATCCACGAAGACGTTTACGACCAAGTGCTTGCGCGTGTTGAAGAGTTGACAAAAGGCTTGTCATACGGAAATCCAGCTGATCAGTCGAACTTTACAGGTCCAGTAATTGACCAAGCATCTTTCGACAAAATCATGAGCTACATCGAAATCGGGAAACAAGAAGGTCGTCTAATCGCGGGTGGAACAGGCGATAGTTCAACAGGATACTTTGTTGCACCAACAGTATTTGCGGATCTTGATCCGAAAGCACGCTTGATGCAAGAAGAAATCTTTGGCCCAGTTGTTGGCCTAACAAAAGCGAAAAGCTTTACAGAAGCGCTTGAAATTGCAAACAACACGGACTACGGTTTAACAGGTGCGGTTATTACAAATAATCGTGCGCACATCGAACAAGCACGTGAAGATTTCCACGTAGGAAACCTATACTTCAACCGTAACTGTACAGGTGCAATCGTTGGTTACCAACCATTTGGTGGCTTCAACATGTCAGGTACAGACTCAAAAGCGGGCGGACCAGATTACCTACAACTTCACATGCAAGGAAAAACAACATCAGAAATGTTCTAA
- a CDS encoding ornithine--oxo-acid transaminase, which translates to MSVSQEVIVQTEKYGANNYHPLPIVISEAQGVWVKDPEGNKYMDMLSAYSAVNQGHRHPKIIQALKDQADKVTLTSRAFHNDQLGPWYEKVCQLSGKEMALPMNTGAEAVETAVKAARRWAYDVKGVAEDQAEIIACVGNFHGRTMTAVSLSSDAEYKRGFGPMLPGINLIPYGDIAALEAAITPNTAAFLIEPIQGEAGILIPPAGFMKAARDLCTQHNVLFIADEIQAGLCRTGKMFACEWEGIVPDMYILGKALGGGVFPISCVVADKEVLGVFNPGSHGSTFGGNPMACAVSIASLEVLEEEDLANNSLELGNYFMEELKNISHPSIKGVRGRGLFIGVELTEAARPYCEKLKELGLLCKETHDTVIRFAPPLVITKEELDWAIERIKKAFVN; encoded by the coding sequence ATGTCGGTATCACAAGAAGTGATTGTGCAAACAGAGAAATATGGTGCTAATAACTATCATCCACTGCCGATCGTCATTTCAGAAGCGCAAGGGGTTTGGGTGAAAGATCCAGAAGGCAACAAGTATATGGATATGCTATCCGCTTATTCAGCGGTGAACCAAGGGCATCGTCATCCTAAAATTATTCAAGCATTAAAAGATCAAGCGGATAAAGTGACGTTGACATCACGTGCATTCCATAATGACCAACTTGGTCCGTGGTATGAAAAAGTTTGTCAGCTATCAGGAAAAGAAATGGCGTTGCCGATGAATACCGGGGCGGAAGCTGTCGAAACCGCTGTGAAAGCAGCACGTCGCTGGGCTTATGATGTAAAAGGTGTGGCGGAAGATCAAGCGGAAATTATCGCTTGTGTTGGGAACTTCCATGGTCGTACGATGACGGCGGTATCTTTATCATCCGATGCAGAGTACAAACGTGGATTTGGCCCAATGCTTCCAGGCATCAATCTGATCCCTTATGGTGACATTGCAGCATTGGAAGCAGCGATTACACCGAATACAGCGGCATTTTTGATTGAACCGATTCAAGGTGAAGCGGGTATTCTTATTCCACCAGCTGGCTTCATGAAAGCGGCACGTGATCTTTGTACACAACATAATGTTCTCTTCATAGCTGACGAAATCCAAGCTGGCCTATGCCGCACGGGGAAAATGTTTGCTTGTGAGTGGGAGGGCATTGTGCCGGATATGTACATTCTCGGTAAAGCATTGGGAGGCGGCGTATTCCCAATATCTTGCGTAGTGGCGGATAAAGAGGTGCTTGGCGTCTTTAATCCAGGATCACATGGCTCGACATTTGGCGGTAACCCAATGGCCTGTGCCGTATCCATTGCTTCATTAGAAGTGCTTGAGGAAGAGGATTTGGCGAACAACTCTCTTGAACTTGGAAATTATTTTATGGAAGAGCTAAAGAACATTAGCCATCCGTCGATTAAAGGAGTAAGAGGTCGAGGATTATTCATCGGCGTCGAATTGACGGAAGCCGCACGTCCGTATTGTGAAAAGTTAAAAGAGCTCGGATTGCTCTGTAAAGAAACACATGACACGGTTATCCGATTCGCTCCACCGCTTGTTATTACGAAAGAAGAACTCGATTGGGCAATTGAGCGAATTAAAAAAGCTTTCGTGAATTAA
- a CDS encoding Glu/Leu/Phe/Val dehydrogenase — protein MTENLNLFTSTQDVIKDALEKLGYDEGMYELLKEPLRMVEVGIPIRMDDGKVKVFKGYRGQHNDAVGPTKGGVRFHPAVTAEEVKALSMWMTLKAGIVDLPYGGGKGAIVCDPREMSMGELERLSRGYVRALSQVMGPAKDIPAPDVFTNAQIMAWMMDEYSRIDEFNSPGFITGKPIVLGGSQGRDRATAEGVTIIIEEAAKRRGIDMKGARIVIQGFGNAGSFLSKFLHDAGATVIGISDAYGALHDPNGLDIDYLLDRRDSFGTVTTLFDNTITNEELLELDCDILVPAAIANQITEKNAHNIKAKIVVEAANGPTTAEGTRILTDRGILLVPDVLASAGGVTVSYFEWVQNNMGYYWSEEEVREKMTKKMVDAFDNVYTVAQTRNIDMRLAAYMIGVRKTAEASRFRGWA, from the coding sequence ATGACTGAAAACCTGAATCTGTTTACGTCTACACAAGATGTCATTAAAGATGCACTTGAGAAACTGGGCTATGATGAAGGAATGTATGAACTACTGAAAGAACCACTTCGTATGGTCGAAGTAGGTATTCCAATCCGTATGGATGATGGTAAAGTAAAAGTGTTTAAAGGCTATCGTGGCCAACATAACGATGCTGTAGGTCCGACAAAAGGTGGCGTTCGTTTCCACCCGGCGGTAACAGCAGAAGAAGTAAAAGCACTTTCAATGTGGATGACACTAAAAGCTGGAATTGTCGATTTACCATACGGTGGCGGTAAAGGTGCAATTGTTTGTGATCCACGTGAAATGTCAATGGGCGAGCTTGAGCGTCTAAGCCGTGGCTATGTCCGTGCGCTGAGCCAAGTAATGGGACCTGCAAAGGATATTCCTGCTCCGGACGTCTTTACAAATGCGCAAATTATGGCATGGATGATGGATGAATACAGCCGAATCGATGAGTTTAACTCACCTGGTTTTATCACGGGTAAACCAATTGTACTTGGTGGTTCACAAGGGCGTGACCGTGCAACTGCGGAAGGTGTAACAATCATTATCGAAGAAGCGGCAAAACGCCGTGGTATCGATATGAAAGGTGCACGTATCGTTATTCAAGGATTTGGAAATGCGGGAAGCTTCTTATCGAAGTTCCTTCATGATGCAGGTGCTACGGTAATCGGTATTTCTGATGCCTACGGTGCACTTCATGATCCGAATGGTCTTGATATCGACTATCTACTAGATCGTCGTGATAGCTTCGGTACAGTGACGACACTTTTCGACAACACAATCACAAACGAAGAATTGCTTGAACTTGACTGTGATATTCTTGTGCCTGCAGCAATTGCAAATCAAATTACTGAGAAAAATGCACATAATATTAAAGCAAAAATCGTTGTGGAAGCAGCGAATGGACCGACAACTGCAGAAGGTACAAGAATTCTAACGGATCGCGGAATTCTCCTTGTACCAGACGTATTGGCAAGCGCTGGTGGCGTAACGGTTTCTTATTTTGAGTGGGTTCAAAATAACATGGGTTACTACTGGTCTGAAGAAGAAGTTCGTGAGAAAATGACGAAAAAAATGGTTGACGCATTTGATAATGTTTACACGGTTGCACAAACACGCAACATTGATATGCGTCTTGCAGCGTACATGATTGGTGTACGTAAAACTGCAGAAGCATCTCGTTTCCGTGGTTGGGCGTAA
- a CDS encoding DUF378 domain-containing protein translates to MEKLQKLALAITIIGALNWGVAGIFRFDVVAQMAGGPTESLARFIYLLIGVSGLFNLGLLFKHWRTHEAQEPKDLSVATPEEA, encoded by the coding sequence ATGGAAAAACTACAAAAGCTAGCCCTTGCGATTACGATTATCGGTGCACTCAACTGGGGAGTAGCTGGCATATTTCGTTTTGACGTTGTTGCCCAAATGGCGGGTGGTCCAACAGAATCCCTCGCTCGCTTCATCTACCTACTCATTGGCGTTTCAGGACTTTTCAATCTAGGCTTGTTATTTAAACATTGGAGAACCCATGAAGCACAGGAACCTAAAGATCTGTCAGTTGCGACGCCGGAAGAAGCATAA
- a CDS encoding iron-containing alcohol dehydrogenase, producing MNEFAFYNPVKLLFGKGQLRKLTNELTNYGKKVLVVYGGGSIKKNGLYDEVMTLLTDHGMEVHELAGVEPNPRVSTARKGAAICKEKEIDFILAVGGGSVIDCVKLIASAAKYEGDAWDLVIKKALPTDALPFGTVLTLAATGSEMNAGSVITNEETQEKHGWGSPFSFPKFSILDPTYTISVPKDQTVYGIVDMMSHVFEQYFNNAANTPVQDELCEGVLRAIMEAGPKLVEKLDDYDLRETILFAGTWGLNGFLQMGYRGDWASHGIEHAVSAVYDIPHAGGLAILFPHWMRHNVKANPARFAKLAVRVFGVDPAGKSDEEVAYEGIDYLRAFWSSIGAPETLGDYKIDDSKLELMAEKAAGNGTIGNFVKLGKDDVIEILKASL from the coding sequence ATGAATGAATTTGCATTTTATAATCCAGTAAAGCTCCTATTTGGAAAAGGGCAGTTGCGTAAATTAACAAACGAACTGACAAACTACGGCAAAAAAGTGCTCGTTGTCTATGGTGGCGGTAGCATTAAGAAAAATGGTTTATATGATGAGGTGATGACACTTTTAACAGACCATGGGATGGAAGTCCATGAACTTGCTGGAGTAGAACCCAATCCGCGTGTTTCTACAGCACGCAAAGGGGCAGCGATTTGTAAGGAGAAAGAAATTGACTTCATTTTAGCAGTTGGTGGCGGTTCTGTAATTGACTGTGTCAAACTGATTGCATCGGCGGCGAAATATGAAGGAGATGCGTGGGATTTAGTGATCAAAAAAGCTTTGCCTACAGATGCACTCCCATTTGGTACGGTTTTGACACTTGCGGCAACAGGCTCTGAAATGAATGCGGGCTCTGTTATTACAAATGAAGAAACGCAAGAGAAACACGGTTGGGGAAGTCCGTTTAGTTTCCCGAAATTCTCCATTCTTGATCCAACCTATACGATTTCCGTTCCGAAAGATCAAACGGTTTATGGCATTGTTGATATGATGAGCCATGTCTTCGAACAATATTTTAATAATGCTGCAAATACCCCTGTTCAGGATGAGTTGTGTGAGGGCGTTTTACGTGCAATTATGGAGGCGGGACCTAAACTCGTCGAAAAATTGGATGACTATGATCTGCGGGAAACGATTTTATTTGCAGGTACATGGGGATTGAACGGTTTTCTTCAAATGGGTTATCGTGGCGACTGGGCATCACATGGCATTGAGCATGCTGTTTCGGCCGTTTATGATATTCCGCATGCGGGTGGGTTAGCCATTTTGTTCCCGCATTGGATGCGTCATAATGTAAAGGCGAATCCGGCGCGATTTGCTAAACTAGCTGTTCGTGTCTTCGGTGTGGATCCAGCAGGGAAAAGCGATGAAGAAGTGGCCTATGAAGGAATCGATTATTTACGCGCATTCTGGTCGTCGATTGGAGCGCCTGAAACGCTGGGGGACTACAAGATTGATGATTCAAAACTGGAACTGATGGCTGAAAAGGCTGCGGGTAACGGAACTATCGGGAATTTTGTTAAGCTTGGTAAAGATGATGTAATCGAAATTTTGAAAGCTTCATTATAA
- a CDS encoding cation diffusion facilitator family transporter, translating into MTDILKLLKEGNRPALLAAVVNTIIAILKAIAFFVTGNVAMFAEMLHSLGDAANQFFVFIGSALSKKAPTAKFPNGFGRVVNLVCLGAVIVVAIMSYEAVIGGWHHILNPVESSGLVLNLSVLGIAIILEFAVLYKAGKDILHDAGIQKGGLAPITLSFKHLNRSKPATKLVFMEDLVATMGGVLAFVAVLLAHFLGLLVAEGIASILIGLMMFYVVGKVFLENARGAIGESDEEMRNHIAHLVTEDPDVKDLQRIEVLKEGEFLHVEVVAEVDPSLTVAYVDDVRDRLLSLILQQKGVQDVLISFDEDDGVHTWQRTNVTKDTQSPH; encoded by the coding sequence ATGACGGACATTCTAAAACTTTTAAAAGAAGGTAATCGCCCCGCCTTACTCGCAGCAGTCGTCAATACAATTATCGCCATTTTGAAAGCCATCGCATTCTTCGTCACAGGCAACGTCGCCATGTTCGCAGAAATGTTGCACTCACTTGGTGATGCAGCTAATCAATTTTTTGTTTTCATCGGGTCCGCCTTATCAAAAAAAGCACCTACTGCTAAATTCCCGAACGGATTTGGCCGTGTTGTCAACCTCGTTTGTCTCGGTGCAGTTATTGTTGTGGCAATCATGTCCTATGAAGCCGTTATCGGTGGCTGGCATCACATCTTAAATCCTGTTGAATCAAGCGGATTGGTTCTTAATCTTTCCGTTCTCGGAATTGCTATCATTCTTGAGTTTGCTGTTCTCTATAAAGCAGGGAAAGACATTCTTCATGATGCAGGTATCCAAAAAGGCGGGCTAGCGCCAATCACTTTAAGTTTCAAACATCTCAACCGGTCGAAACCTGCAACCAAACTCGTCTTTATGGAAGACTTAGTTGCAACAATGGGTGGAGTGCTTGCATTCGTAGCAGTCCTACTCGCACACTTTCTCGGATTACTCGTTGCAGAAGGTATTGCCTCCATCCTAATCGGGCTTATGATGTTTTATGTAGTCGGTAAAGTATTCCTCGAAAACGCACGTGGCGCAATCGGCGAATCAGATGAAGAGATGCGCAATCATATCGCTCACCTTGTAACTGAAGATCCCGATGTCAAGGACCTGCAGCGTATTGAAGTCTTGAAAGAGGGCGAATTTCTCCATGTCGAAGTGGTTGCAGAAGTCGATCCTTCATTAACAGTTGCCTACGTCGATGATGTACGAGATCGCTTACTGAGTCTCATCCTTCAACAAAAAGGCGTGCAAGATGTGCTGATTTCTTTTGACGAGGACGATGGCGTCCATACATGGCAACGTACAAACGTTACCAAGGATACTCAGTCGCCCCATTGA